A stretch of Cicer arietinum cultivar CDC Frontier isolate Library 1 chromosome 5, Cicar.CDCFrontier_v2.0, whole genome shotgun sequence DNA encodes these proteins:
- the LOC101511102 gene encoding GRAS family protein TF80 has protein sequence MDSGSPYHWLRELRCDSNSSNPISLLIECAKCVATGSIKNADIGLEYISQISSPDGNAVQRMVTYFSEALGYRIVKHLPGVYKALNSSKTSLSSDDILVQKYFYDLCPFLKFSYLITNQAIIESMEFEKVVHIIDLHCSEPAQWIDLLQTLKKRKGGPPHLKITGIHEKKEVLEQMSLHLTAEAGKLDFPLQFNPIVSKLEDVDFDNLPVKTGEAVAITSVLQLHSLLATDDEMAGRISPAGPTSFNLQRAVHMSQRTFAEWLERDMINAYILSPDSALSPLFLGASPKMGIFLNAMRKLQPKLIVVTEQESNLNGCNLLERIDRALYFYSALFDCLESTVTRTSMERQKLESILLGKQIKNIIACEGVDRKERHEKLEKWNLRLEMAGCVKVPLSYNGRIEATNLLQKYSHKYKFREVNDCLLVCWSDIPLFSVSAWSFRR, from the exons ATGGATTCAG GTTCACCATATCATTGGCTGAGGGAGTTAAGATGTGACTCCAACAGCTCAAATCCCATAAGCCTTCTTATTGAATGTGCCAAATGTGTTGCAACTGGAAGCATAAAAAATGCAGACATTGGTCTAGAGTACATTTCTCAGATTTCATCTCCTGATGGTAATGCTGTTCAAAGAATGGTAACTTATTTCAGTGAAGCACTTGGATACAGAATAGTAAAACATTTACCTGGTGTATATAAAGCTCTCAATTCCTCGAAAACATCGTTGTCTTCGGACGACATTCTTGTTCAGAAATACTTCTATGACCTCTGtccatttttgaaattttcataccTGATAACTAATCAAGCAATTATTGAATCAATGGAATTTGAAAAAGTGGTTCATATTATTGATCTTCATTGTTCCGAGCCGGCTCAATGGATAGATCTTTTACAAACTTTAAAGAAACGAAAGGGCGGTCCGCCTCATCTGAAAATTACAGGCATTCATGAAAAGAAAGAGGTGTTGGAACAAATGAGCTTACATTTGACAGCTGAAGCAGGAAAATTGGATTTTCCTTTACAGTTTAATCCAATAGTTAGCAAACTCGAAGATGTCGATTTCGATAACTTGCCTGTCAAGACAGGAGAAGCTGTTGCAATTACTTCTGTTCTTCAGCTGCATTCTCTACTTGCCACTGATGATGAAATGGCTGGGAGAATCTCACCAGCAGGACCAACATCTTTCAATCTGCAGAGAGCAGTACACATGAGTCAGAGGACTTTTGCAGAATGGCTTGAAAGAGATATGATCAATGCATATATTTTGAGTCCTGATTCGGCTTTATCGCCTCTTTTTTTAGGCGCTTCGCCTAAGATGGGGATCTTTCTTAACGCGATGAGGAAACTACAACCGAAACTTATAGTGGTAACTGAACAGGAATCAAATCTAAATGGATGTAATTTATTGGAGAGAATCGACCGAGCATTGTACTTTTACAGTGCGCTTTTCGACTGCTTGGAATCTACTGTTACGAGAACATCGATGGAGAGACAAAAACTTGAGAGCATACTTCTTGGGAAGCAGATAAAGAACATCATTGCTTGCGAGGGAGTCGATCGAAAGGAGAGGCATGAGAAGCTTGAGAAATGGAATCTAAGGCTTGAAATGGCTGGATGTGTCAAAGTACCTTTAAGTTACAATGGGAGGATTGAAGCAACAAATCTGTTGCAAAAATATAGTCATAAATACAAGTTTAGAGAAGTGAATGATTGTTTGCTTGTTTGTTGGAGTGATATACCACTTTTTTCTGTATCAGCTTGGAGTTTTAGGAGATGA